The Astatotilapia calliptera chromosome 4, fAstCal1.2, whole genome shotgun sequence genome segment ACATAGCCAACAACTTCATGGACCACAGGATAATTCAATTAGCGCGCAAGGAGGCCAAAAGATTTCAGAAGAGCGCCGTTTGTGGATGAAtattgttatttacattatctCTTTTAACGGGATAAAAGAAATGCTATGATAACACACCTAGGGTTATTGGCGCGCTTGACGTCACTGgtgctttgtttatttgtgtcaGTGATTCATGTTGCCGTGATTTGGTCTCTCGGTGGAAGCATCATCTATTTCGTGCCATAGCAGCAAAACGCTTTGGGATACACAGTCAGTGCCGTGTTGTGATTAAACATCCGGAGGCGAAGAGCAGCTCTTAAGAGTAGTTGTTTATATTAATCGGGACGGGTAGAGCTGCATGGTAGACTTTGGATTAAGGAAAAGAGTTGATTCGTGACCAACATAAAGTAAAAGGGGGCTTTGCTTTATTGTGGATTAATCCTTGTTTAAGCTTTTGACCACTAATGTCTGATTTGAcccttcctgtgttttatttatgattACTCACATCATATAGTTAGGTTCACTGTAATGTAGTCAAAACAAAATAGGTCAAATTGTCCAGTTAAGTTGGAGAATTGAAAAATGATCTATAATCCAATAGTATGACCACTGCATAGGACTTATAATGACCATACTAATCCAGTTATCttgtcttttttccctctctaaGATTAAAAAATGGCCTTTGCTGGTGTCCTCAATGATGCTGAAGTGAAAGCAGCTCTGGATGGCTGCGCAGGTGAGCATTCATTATCAATATTTCATCAGACAGTGAACAAGCTGTTCTAGTTTTTCATTATTCATGTAACTTTGTTGAACATTTTACTGCTATTTGATTCAAAACACCAACAAGTGATGCAACTTGGCTTCAGTCAGAAAGCAGTAAAGTCTCAGTTTCACATTGTGTCGTATAAACAGTCACAGTTATCGTATTGCATCAACAATGAAGTCCTGACTTGTGCTTGCGCAGACTTGCTGGGCGCTAATTGAGTTAAAATGTGTGTTCTAGCTGCTGACTCCTTCGACTACAAGAAGTTCTTCAAGGCCAGCGGCCTGGCTGCAAAAACTGCCGATGATGTGAAGAACGCCTTCAAAATCATTGACCAGGACAACAGCGGCTTCATTGAGGAGGATGAGCTGAAGTAAGTAATTCCAGCAGTTCACACTTAATGCTGGCATCTCATACTTGCAAGCCTAAGTGGTCCAGAGTATTCACGATCTTATCAGTGTGAtttgtgtcatttatttatAGACTTGGGCTTTAGTCTACAAGCCAAATAATATAGTAACTATTGCTAAGGAAGCCCCCAAAAAGAAGCTGTTGATGACTTTCTTATGGATCATTTGGTTGACACATCAATTTAAGTCTTAAAATCTCACACatgaaaacatagaaaaccaaaGGGTTcacaagaaaataataaataataactgcTGCTTTTTATTGTTCACACGCCAGGCTGTTCCTGCAGAACTTCTCTGCTAGTGCCAGAGCACTCACTGACAAGGAGACCAAGGCTTTCCTCTCCGCTGGTGACAGTGATGGTGATGGCAAGATCGGAATTGATGGTGAGGGTTCTTTGTGGAGCATGGTGCACTTTCCTACAGATCTTTCAGTTTAGCAGAACACATCATATATATGAAGTGTTACCCGCAGAGCCTACATGAATCAGATGTTAGAAACAAGcttaatttttttaacatcCATTGACATACCCTTAGTCAGAGAATGGCTCCTGTCAGTTTAAACTATACCACTAACCTGAATCCACTTTGTTCCCAATACTAATGGCAGTTCTATTCTACTTTCACAGAGTTTGCTGCCCTTGTAAAGGCATAAATTTCCATTGACCAAGATCCATTTCTTTTCATGGAACTGTGAACTCCTTGCAAGATTCACTAATCATCAGCtgaaagaatattttttatacCTTATTTATGAGTTGCCTGTGGACTGTTTCTCAACATGGAGCACATATTTTACTGATACtgttattcagatgtgttaaatGTTCTGAAAAAATGACTTGTGCAAACTGTACAACATCATCTGCACTTTTTGAGGAAGAGTGAAAAACCAGGAATAAATACTCTTTTGGTGTAAAGTCATCTCGTTCAGGTCAGTCGTTTTTTGCATGGTCAACCAAAACCCTCTCTATTCACACAGACGTAGCTATGCCAACACAATGGTTTGAGGAAGTGGCCGTTTCAAATTAGTTGTTGATTTGCCAGGGTGTTTGAATACTCCAGAGGTGTTGAGTGACGGTCTAAACAACATGCCCAGCACTTGTTTGGATAATTGGTTAATGAGATAGTGGAGTGTGGCTGGACTCTGGCCATGGACTGGGAAATGCTGTGGGAATGGGCCCATGGGGCTTTGCTCACATGCTTCTGGGATCTTAGGGAGGTTTGCAATGGATAGCTGCCACGCTGTCTCTTCCAAGGTCTCCTCCTCCACCAACTGCTGCATAGTCAATTAAATGATGTGCTGTGGCAACAGGAGTTCTATTAACAGTCACTGTTGCATCAGCAGGAACTTTTAACACACTGAACCCACTGTACAGTTGCACATCTACATCAGCCGAAGGTCTTTAATACATTATTTAACTTCTATCAGCACCTGGTGTGTACCTCATTTTGAGGAAGAAAATATTCTATATGCATAAGCCTGGAATGGAATTTTGAACAGCTCAGTTTCCATATTAAAGTCAAATTACGATCCCAATGTAAGCTAAGAATTCAGCATTATGTAAACCTCAAGCCTATCAGATGACGCCATAAGGTTATTATTGTCTAACAGCAGGGGAATCAGAAATAGTCTGAGTGATAGCAGTCTGCCGTTTCCTCACAATTGCCAGGCTTGCGCCACAGAACTTTGCTGCCTCCTACAGGTCAAACACATTCTTTCAGCAAGAGTAGCTGACTgtgattatcttttttttttgcccattttgatttttaatgctttgtctAAAAGCATGAGCATGCCCTTGTGCCTTTAGGGGTTTAGAATATCTATCGTAATCACACATGGCAGATGGAATTTTTAAGGAAAACTTAAGAATATTTCTAAAGTCAGAGAGTCCCCTTGAATTAATTTGGTTATTTAATAAATCTTTTTACAAATATTTGGAACAAAAAGGACTTGACAGTAAAACCGGGCGTGGCTGATATTTGGAATTCGTATGCGGCACAAGTAAGAcgggtttttaaaaagtatttagcaATGTGCTAGGCAGGCAGACTATCTGTGCGAATCTGAAAGGAGtgaaatacatatatatcttaCGAAGTACCCTTCATTGTTCCAGCTaagaaatcaaaaccacaatttcCCTCAAAGTCGCCAAATATATTTCACATACTGTTGCAGTGAATAGTCCACGCCTTCTAAATCGTcaaaaagaggagaaacaacCAGTTAGTACAACTTACGCCAGCTCTAATGCATGCATGCTCAGTCCCCCGCCCCCGCCCGCAGTACTTCCAATTCGTCCTCCTCAGCAGTGCTGGGGCCTATTCTTAGCTTTGAGTGGACATGAAAGACTTCTTCAAACGCACCTTTTAAGCGTCTTCATTTGTGAAACTTAAAATAGACGGCTCTCTGGCTAAGGGGACGCATTTTCGCATCCCCCTTCTCGGTGTCAGTTATCTTATACTTCAGATTTCGATGGCGTGATCATATAAAAGCTCACCCGGAGCGCCGTGATGGTCACTGCAGTCGACTCGGGTCTTGTCTGTGTCATTCGTAGCCTACAAAGCAAAGACACAAGAGGTGAGTTTGAATGGAAAG includes the following:
- the LOC113020864 gene encoding parvalbumin alpha-like; the encoded protein is MAFAGVLNDAEVKAALDGCAAADSFDYKKFFKASGLAAKTADDVKNAFKIIDQDNSGFIEEDELKLFLQNFSASARALTDKETKAFLSAGDSDGDGKIGIDEFAALVKA